The window TCGTCGAAGAGCAACCCACAGTTTTCACACTCGTACCACGTCGCGTCGTCCCGCTCGGTCTGGACGACCATGCGGGAGGATGCGACGCGAACCCTCAAATGCGTTTCTCC of the Halobiforma lacisalsi AJ5 genome contains:
- a CDS encoding DUF7128 family protein, which gives rise to MVVQTERDDATWYECENCGLLFDEKSDAAEHEQRCDDTEPSYIQ